The following proteins are co-located in the Leucoraja erinacea ecotype New England chromosome 4, Leri_hhj_1, whole genome shotgun sequence genome:
- the LOC129696693 gene encoding uncharacterized protein LOC129696693, with the protein MASSCRKPSPLVFDADIAERWTTFVMDFTHYVNIVHRNDPAAVRASLLLNLAGPDAMKRARAFVYDPEVLDANGQIAVPAESADDPVCLLRKFAEICDLPSNRILERSRFFTRKQQPEEPVECFIADLRYLAQRCHFENMCDQLTRDILVTSMLDQKLRADLLQRPDLTLTQAMHACRIAEVVTPIHGVRGSDGRAVNLTGVTGPRRSQDSSRPTPRPARPSRDPRAPKCPNCNYAHPAQSQCPAFGKSCNFCKKLNHFAAACRSRGKVPPATRQILNNLQQLDSEMDSQSTADAAHDSAMEHSMGESI; encoded by the coding sequence atggcctcctcgtgcaggaaaccctctccccttgtctttgatgcggacattgcggagcgatggacTACGTTTGTGATGGACTTCACTCACTATGTCAATATTGTGCACAGAAACGACCCTGCTGCGGTCCGTGCCTCCCTCCTGCTTAATCTAGCAGGTCCAGATGCCATGAAGAGAGCTCGAGCTTTCGTTTATGATCCAGAGGTCCTGGATGCCAACGGCCAGATCGCCGTGCCAGCTGAGTCCGccgacgacccggtatgtcttttacgtaaatttgccgagatttgcgacctgccatccaaccgcatattggagcggtCCAGGTTCTTCACGCGGAAGCAACAGCCAGAAGAGCCTGTCgagtgtttcatcgctgacctgcgctatcttgctcagcggtgccatTTCGAAAATATGTGTGACCAGCTCACCAGAGACATTCTAGTTACTAGCATGTTAGACCAGAAGTtacgtgctgatttgctgcaGAGACCTGACCTGAcactgactcaggcaatgcatgcgtgTCGCATCGCTGAGGTGGTAACCCCTATACATGGGGTGAGGGGATCTGACGGCCGCGCTGTCAATCTGACTGGTGTTACTGGGCCACGACGTTCGCAGGACAGTTCCCGTCCTACACCGCGACCCGCCCGTCCATCTCGGGACCCGCGGGCACCTAAGTGTCCGAATTGTAACTATGCCCACCCCGCTCAGTCTCAGTGCCCGGCtttcggaaaatcctgcaatttctgtaagaaattaaatcattttgctgccgcatgccgttcccgtgggaaagttccaccagctactaggcaaatcttaaacaaccttcagcaacttgATAGTGAGATGGACTCTCAGTCTACTGCAGACGCTGCCCATGACTCTGCGATGGAACATTCCATGGGAGagtccatataa